One segment of Clostridium ljungdahlii DSM 13528 DNA contains the following:
- a CDS encoding sigma-54 interaction domain-containing protein, giving the protein MFILKYYDEKNAFNNSILDKYINIMNMYDKGVIFFDLIKNTAYFNEKCRNIFNTNSGMSEIGKFINGIEKDFYEDDRENKEVNLIGLETDITYTIKHLIEEKKVKYVLCTIEMKSNKRNIRKSNYISKIIGESDVMLNLKAKVKIVGRYDSTILLLGQTGTGKELFAKAIHDISPRRNKKFIVVNCGAIPDSLLESELFGYEKGAFTGANSNGKVGKFEEADGGTIFLDEIENMSQFMQNKILRAIEDRKICKIGSNKEVGVNVRIIGATNIELKKMVEEGKFRKDLYYRLNVICFKIPSLIERKDDIFLISDYLIEKYCKVFKKNIIGLSPKVKKLFNIHKWEGNVRELRNVIEYAMNFENSKYITEASLPDEFIGENEVKIEPKDIISIEEMEKEILRKTLDWFGWDEAGKIKAAEALGISRSSVYRKVIKYGLEYSVNDISN; this is encoded by the coding sequence ATGTTCATTTTGAAGTATTATGATGAAAAAAATGCTTTCAATAACAGTATTCTTGATAAATATATCAATATTATGAATATGTATGATAAAGGCGTAATATTTTTTGATTTAATCAAAAATACAGCTTACTTCAATGAAAAATGCAGAAATATTTTTAATACTAATAGTGGTATGAGCGAAATTGGAAAGTTTATAAATGGTATAGAAAAAGATTTTTATGAAGATGATAGAGAAAATAAAGAAGTAAATTTGATAGGTTTAGAAACTGATATTACATATACGATTAAGCATTTAATAGAAGAAAAAAAAGTAAAATATGTTTTATGTACTATTGAAATGAAATCTAATAAAAGAAACATCAGAAAAAGTAATTATATTTCTAAAATCATTGGTGAAAGCGATGTCATGTTAAATCTCAAGGCGAAAGTTAAAATAGTTGGAAGATACGATTCTACCATTCTTTTATTGGGACAGACAGGTACGGGAAAAGAACTGTTTGCAAAAGCTATTCATGATATTTCACCAAGGAGGAATAAGAAGTTTATAGTAGTTAACTGTGGTGCTATACCTGATTCACTTCTTGAGAGTGAACTCTTTGGTTATGAAAAGGGAGCCTTTACAGGTGCAAACTCCAATGGAAAAGTTGGAAAGTTTGAAGAAGCTGATGGAGGAACAATTTTTTTAGATGAAATAGAAAATATGAGCCAGTTTATGCAAAATAAAATATTAAGAGCTATAGAAGACAGGAAAATATGCAAAATAGGTTCAAATAAAGAAGTCGGTGTAAACGTTAGAATAATAGGGGCAACAAATATAGAGCTTAAAAAGATGGTAGAGGAAGGTAAATTCAGAAAGGATCTATATTATAGATTAAATGTAATATGCTTTAAGATTCCCAGCTTGATAGAAAGAAAAGATGATATTTTTCTCATAAGTGATTATTTAATTGAAAAGTATTGTAAGGTGTTTAAAAAAAATATAATTGGCTTAAGTCCTAAAGTTAAAAAGTTATTTAATATTCATAAGTGGGAGGGTAATGTAAGGGAACTTAGAAATGTAATTGAATATGCGATGAATTTTGAAAACAGCAAGTATATAACTGAGGCAAGTTTGCCAGATGAATTTATAGGAGAAAATGAAGTAAAAATAGAGCCAAAAGATATTATATCAATTGAGGAAATGGAAAAAGAAATACTTAGAAAAACATTAGACTGGTTTGGGTGGGATGAAGCCGGAAAGATTAAAGCTGCAGAAGCTCTTGGAATAAGCAGATCATCAGTTTACAGAAAAGTTATAAAGTATGGTCTTGAATATAGTGTAAACGATATTTCAAATTGA
- a CDS encoding amidohydrolase family protein — MKIIDSHLHFSNINSFKETALNLSNVNYSSTGLKEEFQKSHVIIGIGMGLTEKEIGGFPDLNSDNPMDLDLEEKIPDNLVYCLGINPQKLNDEELSKIEKRIKNSKVVGLKIYPGYYPYYVWDKIYDPIYKLASSYKIPVVIHGGDPYSSKALVKYSHPIHIDELAVSHRNINFVIAHFGNPWIMSAAEVIYKNSNVYTDLSGLLVGNQNDIEAFKNDQYFIQHIQRGITFIKVIPNWYEKFLFGTDWPLVPIKNYVELIKSLFDEKFYDYIFYKNALKVFPRLNSFFK; from the coding sequence ATGAAAATAATTGATTCACATTTACATTTTTCAAATATTAATAGTTTTAAAGAAACAGCCTTAAACTTATCAAACGTAAACTACTCCAGTACAGGATTAAAGGAGGAATTTCAAAAAAGCCACGTAATCATTGGCATAGGTATGGGATTAACAGAAAAAGAAATTGGAGGATTTCCAGATTTAAATTCTGATAATCCTATGGATTTAGATCTTGAAGAAAAAATACCCGATAATCTAGTTTACTGTTTAGGAATTAATCCACAAAAATTAAATGATGAAGAACTATCAAAAATTGAAAAAAGAATTAAAAATAGTAAAGTAGTAGGATTAAAAATTTATCCGGGATATTATCCTTATTATGTTTGGGACAAAATATACGACCCTATATATAAATTAGCTTCATCTTATAAAATACCAGTTGTCATCCATGGCGGTGACCCATATTCAAGCAAAGCCCTTGTAAAATATTCTCATCCAATACACATAGATGAACTTGCAGTAAGCCATAGAAATATAAATTTTGTTATTGCTCACTTTGGAAACCCCTGGATAATGAGTGCTGCTGAAGTGATATATAAAAATTCCAATGTTTACACTGATCTTTCAGGACTTCTAGTAGGCAATCAAAATGATATTGAGGCATTTAAAAATGACCAGTATTTTATCCAGCATATTCAAAGAGGAATTACATTTATTAAAGTTATTCCAAATTGGTACGAAAAATTTCTATTTGGAACAGACTGGCCGTTGGTACCTATAAAAAATTATGTTGAACTTATAAAGTCCCTTTTTGATGAAAAATTTTATGATTATATTTTTTATAAAAATGCTTTAAAAGTATTTCCTAGATTGAATAGCTTTTTTA